The Rhipicephalus sanguineus isolate Rsan-2018 chromosome 7, BIME_Rsan_1.4, whole genome shotgun sequence genome includes a window with the following:
- the LOC119399440 gene encoding juvenile hormone acid O-methyltransferase produces MLKYARQKYAHEKIVYEHLDIDKDVSGFLKKHGAFQRVYSFRTLQWSQDLSCALRNIAELLVPGGECLLLFFARSFLMESFKQMSRLEPWSKYADVLLRGVPKSHEIIDQKGQHAYLSSVLSSAGLTPCTVEVLVNPYMIWMPGASYERMMQIANPAFSLLSERERPAFQEALSAHLPEWREMYSKESGPMSWSTFLVHARKA; encoded by the exons ATGCTCAAATATGCCAGACAAAAGTATGCACACGAGAAAATTGTGTACGAGCACCTCGACATAGACAAGGATGTGTCGGGTTTTTTGAAGAAGCACGGTGCCTTCCAGCGGGTGTACTCCTTTAGGACTCTGCAATGGTCTCAAGATCTCTCGTGTGCTTTGAGAAACATCGCTGAGCTGCTGGTGCCTGGTGGCGAGTGTCTGCTCTTGTTCTTTGCGAGATCCTTCTTGATGGAGTCCTTCAAGCAAATGAGCCGCCTGGAGCCTTGGTCAAAATACGCTGAT GTGCTTCTACGAGGCGTACCGAAGAGTCACGAGATAATCGACCAGAAGGGCCAGCATGCCTACCTGTCGTCGGTTCTCTCCTCGGCAGGACTCACCCCTTGCACCGTGGAAGTGCTGGTCAATCCGTACATGATATGGATGCCAGGTGCCTCGTACGAAC GAATGATGCAGATAGCTAATCCAGCGTTTTCGCTTCTAAGCGAAAGGGAGAGACCTGCATTCCAGGAGGCGCTGTCGGCTCACCTACCCGAGTGGCGTGAAATGTATTCCAAGGAAAGTGGCCCGATGTCTTGGTCGACGTTTCTCGTACATGCTAGAAAGGCTTAG